Proteins encoded within one genomic window of uncultured Desulfobacter sp.:
- a CDS encoding YajD family HNH nuclease yields the protein MSNKEENLVQKVLKEQQARQTGYRERALKMFPWICAHCGREFEGKRVKELTVHHKDHNHDNNPPDGSNWELLCIYCHDNEHSRDQVADAYSDEVAGSTTDSGGTTNPFAGLGDMLKGKL from the coding sequence ATGTCAAATAAAGAAGAGAACCTTGTTCAGAAAGTGTTGAAAGAGCAACAGGCACGCCAGACCGGCTACCGGGAGCGTGCTCTTAAGATGTTCCCTTGGATCTGTGCCCATTGTGGCCGCGAGTTTGAAGGAAAACGAGTCAAGGAACTTACTGTTCACCATAAAGACCACAACCACGACAATAATCCGCCTGATGGGAGCAACTGGGAATTACTTTGTATCTATTGCCATGACAACGAACATTCCCGGGACCAGGTCGCTGATGCCTATTCCGACGAAGTGGCTGGGAGCACCACAGACTCCGGCGGCACCACCAATCCTTTTGCCGGGCTTGGCGATATGTTAAAAGGTAAGTTGTGA
- a CDS encoding sigma 54-interacting transcriptional regulator: protein MLEYTPISQFAIGTDHRVKIWNKAFEVLTGVSADEIIGTDHQWKIFYSSKRPVLADLVVEQDYKKILEIYSTKNPAQSSLVQNAWEATDYFENINGKPRYINFLAAPVFDHEGKITGAVTTLQDISLRKIQEEAMKRESEQLQQRYSLFRSSMGERFKFCNIIGKSRKMQEVYGIIVRAAGSTDSVVIQGESGVGKELVARAIHDTSQRKNAPFFSVNCDAISESLLETEFFGHVKGAATGPHNDKKGVLSYVQGGTLFLHEVGELSLSMQVKLLRVMDGGGYSPVGSNEVLYSEFRIVAASTRNLWEEVQKGRLHSDFFYRLYVIPIDIPPLRERKEDLALLADYFFSRMKSSLHFYALPEQDIQALYNYHWPGNVRELQNVLRRYIGFHGLDFIAPPNLALPASPPSRPPGLMAVSDSGADLPLPDAVARFEKQFILSALELSRWHRGKAAKKMGISPKTLYRKMMTHEINLP from the coding sequence ATGCTTGAGTATACGCCGATATCCCAGTTTGCCATAGGGACCGACCACAGGGTAAAAATCTGGAACAAAGCTTTTGAAGTTCTCACAGGCGTTTCCGCTGACGAGATTATCGGCACCGACCACCAGTGGAAGATTTTTTATTCCAGCAAACGGCCCGTTTTGGCCGATCTTGTTGTCGAGCAAGACTATAAAAAAATTCTTGAAATATACAGCACGAAAAATCCGGCGCAGTCCAGCCTTGTGCAGAATGCCTGGGAGGCAACAGACTATTTTGAAAATATTAATGGAAAACCAAGATATATAAATTTTCTGGCGGCTCCTGTTTTTGACCATGAAGGCAAGATCACAGGCGCAGTCACAACTCTTCAGGATATTTCCCTTCGCAAAATCCAGGAAGAGGCAATGAAACGTGAATCCGAACAGCTCCAGCAACGCTATTCACTGTTTCGGTCTTCAATGGGTGAACGCTTCAAGTTCTGCAATATCATTGGCAAAAGCCGAAAAATGCAGGAGGTCTATGGCATAATTGTACGGGCGGCAGGCAGTACTGACAGTGTTGTTATCCAAGGTGAATCGGGGGTCGGTAAGGAACTGGTTGCAAGGGCGATACACGATACCAGCCAAAGAAAAAACGCTCCGTTTTTTTCTGTTAATTGTGATGCCATCTCTGAATCTCTCCTGGAAACCGAATTTTTTGGTCATGTAAAAGGAGCCGCTACCGGTCCACATAATGACAAAAAGGGCGTTCTTTCCTATGTACAGGGCGGCACCCTGTTTCTTCATGAAGTTGGCGAACTTTCCCTGAGCATGCAGGTTAAGCTCCTACGGGTAATGGACGGGGGAGGATATTCACCGGTTGGGAGCAATGAGGTCCTTTATTCCGAGTTCAGAATTGTTGCCGCCAGTACCCGGAATCTATGGGAAGAGGTTCAAAAGGGCAGGCTCCACAGCGATTTTTTTTACCGCTTGTATGTCATTCCGATAGATATCCCGCCCCTTCGTGAACGGAAGGAAGACCTTGCTCTACTTGCAGATTATTTTTTCAGCCGGATGAAATCATCCCTTCACTTTTATGCCTTACCCGAACAAGACATACAAGCGCTATACAATTACCACTGGCCCGGAAATGTCAGGGAACTCCAGAATGTTCTGCGCAGGTACATTGGCTTTCACGGTCTTGATTTTATTGCTCCACCGAATCTCGCCCTCCCAGCGAGCCCCCCCTCCCGACCCCCAGGACTCATGGCTGTTTCGGATTCAGGCGCAGATCTTCCCCTGCCTGATGCCGTGGCCCGGTTTGAGAAACAGTTTATTCTTTCTGCACTCGAGCTCTCCCGGTGGCACAGAGGAAAAGCCGCTAAGAAAATGGGCATTTCCCCCAAGACACTTTATCGTAAAATGATGACCCATGAGATAAATCTGCCTTGA
- a CDS encoding pyrimidine dimer DNA glycosylase/endonuclease V has translation MRIWDLHPGYLNRQSLLGEHRELHGMVSILINHKKGYARHPETLRWMDLGWALNKRHQLLAAEMTLRGYNDKSPVRTRKNNGLWPDSYIDEPYVQIQLHRL, from the coding sequence ATGAGAATCTGGGATCTTCATCCAGGATACCTGAACCGCCAGAGTCTTTTAGGCGAGCACCGGGAACTTCACGGCATGGTCTCCATTCTCATCAACCACAAAAAAGGCTACGCCCGGCACCCGGAAACCTTGCGCTGGATGGATTTGGGTTGGGCGCTGAACAAACGCCACCAGTTGCTGGCCGCAGAGATGACGTTGCGCGGATATAATGACAAATCGCCTGTACGCACCCGAAAAAATAATGGGCTGTGGCCTGACTCATACATTGATGAACCCTATGTTCAAATCCAGTTGCATCGCCTGTAA